AGAGAGGTATGGAAGGACCAACAGAGTAGACAGGTAATGGAAGTATTTTCATTAATGACGCGATAACTTGATGCTCGAGCTCATCATAGGTAGTGAAAAGAAGACATTTTGCTTTACAAGCTGCAGCGACGGACTCCTTTACGCTGCTCAAGAAAGGTTGGGTAAATTTCTTTAACACTGAAGGCATGTCAGCTAAGCGTATGGGTGAAACTCCAGGAATATAGTCTACAAGCTGATCGCCGCATTCTAACACACAGACAGAGTTGCAATTGGCTCAATTAAAgattttatcagaaaaattaaagTGAGATGGCTTCAACTgcaatttcattttgtttttgaactataaatcacaaaaattaaaatttgtaCCTGAAGAAAAATCAACTGGGTAGTGACCATTCTGAACAAGAAGATCAATGTTTTTAGAGCACGGAAGGAGACATTGGCCAAAGCGAAACAACTTGAACATTCCTCCGATTCGCAACATAAACCGCCCATGGCAGTGTCGCATCTGCTATGATAGTGGTGACCACCATAGCCGGATCATCATCTTTCATTAACTGGTCCAGCAACTCCTCGAACGGATCTTCCATTTTTGTTTGTACAGCTACAAAGAAACCACCGAGATCTAATCCTCGGACCAATTCTGAAGGTATCACATTTGGTATTGAACGAAGGTGAATCTGAGGTGGTAATCTTGACTCAGAAGCCGATGATTCAATGAAACCAAGCCACTCCTCTGTAACAACAAATGTGATTCTTAAATCATCAATAGCCAAGAATTTGGTGGTCAGAAGCTTACAGAAGTTTATCACCGGATTGATGTGTCCTCTTCCTGGATACGGCAGCACTACCACATGCTGCCTCTTGGTCATTCTACTGCTTTCCATTGTTACCTGCCTGATGAATTAGATCAAAACAAAAGCAATCTCCAGTACTGAATGTGAATTTTTTAAGTAAAGCTAGACAACAATGGTGATATTCAGTTTACCAATGATTATGGATTATAATTTAGTCTCATCTAGCTTCTGCCAGCAAATTTAACTCATCAGGAAATCGTTGACTTCTACTTTTACTTTATTCAAAGTACAGACAGCCCATATGGGTGGTGGGGGCATGAAATTTTAACATAGTGAACAGCAATCTGCTGTTCAGCTTGAATCAACTAGTTACCCTGGTACTGCAGAATATTTCTAATAAAATCGTCGAGGTTGACAGTAGACGAACCGCCCTTTGCCAATGCGTTTCTGCAACTTTTCTTGAGTTCATTTGCTCTACCCATCATCAGTTTACTCTCTTCATCGTCTCCGCTGATGTCCATGAACTTCTTCACAGTCAATGCAACTTCTTCTCTTTTCACAATTTTTTCTGCTCCAACTTCGTTTATTACATTCATTCCAATCTTCCAACAATCCACAATTAGTGCTCTACTTGTAAATTGATCTAAGCCTACGGGAGAAGTAAGCATAGGTACACCCGCATAAACTCCGGCAAGTATTTCCATTAAAGCTTTTGTAACTCGAGGCTCTAGTCATAATAGGTAGTGAGGAGAAGACAATGTGCTTTAGGAACAGCACAAACATTTTCCGCAATAGTAAAGGATCGTTTGCGAGACAGATCCAATGATGCTGGCATGTCAGCTGATCTTATGGGTGAAACTCCAGGAATATAGTCTATTAGCTCGTCTGCAAATATACACATATTATTATTGACCAGATAATATTGGGATGTTTTCAGCTGACTAAAGCTCAAAACTTAATTAGAATTAGTACCTGAAGAGAAATCAATTGGGTAATGACCATTCTGCTTAAGAAGATCAATGTGATAAACAATAGAGAACACAGAAGGCGTCAACGGCCAAAGAGAAACCACTGGAATGCTCCTCCGGTTACCAACAGAAACTGCCCATGCAAGTATGGTGTCAGCTATAATAATTGTGACCCCACACCAGGATCATCCTCTTGTTGTAACTGGTCAAGGAACTGCTCAAATGGGTCTTCCATCTTTGTTCGGACGGCTTCAGAGAAACCACTATGGTCCAATCCTCGCCCCAATTCGGAGGGTATCACATTCGCAATTGAACAAAGCTGAATTTGTGGCGGTAGTCTTGGCTCAAACAACGATTGAAGGAAACCGAGCCACTCTTCTGTAACAACAAAACTGATTCTGATATCATGCTTACctgaaaatttggttgttaaaagcTTACAGAAGTTCATCATAGGATTGATATGTCCTCTTCCTGGATATGGCATTGCTACCACATGTAGTCTGTTGATTTTACTACTGCTTTCCATGGTCACTCGCCACTTCCGGCTACAAAGAGAATCAGAAAATGTGGTTTGATATTGATTGAAAAGATGAAAATTACAATGAATAGCTAGAAGCTATTTatagaaaaaaataaacaatatataGCTAACAGCTGTGACGAACAATGTGACAAGGTGTCTCTTTCTATAGTAGCAGAATCAACAGATTCTCTAACAGAATCTAAACTAGTGCAACTTAGAGTTAATATCCTAATTATCATCTAACTAACTGTCACTGAGACAAGTGACTGACTGACAGTTAGCACTCGCATAAAATTTTCAAGAGTAAATGATATTTAGTTTACTAATAGATCTATTTTATAGAAACATTGGCCATTAGGACCGTAGCCGACAGTCAAAAATATTTTAATAAGACACAGAAGCAGAATAAAAGACTTATCATCATCGAAGTATCTCAACTTTAAATGGTATTCCACGGAAAGGATTCCTTATTCTAGAAAACTAGTGTTTGGTTGAAGTAAACACTAATTTCAGGGTAATCTGATTCTTTCTTAAAATGGTTACAAATTTTCTTAACCAACAATCAGGAATCTAGTTCTCATTTTTGAGGTCAGTGGATCGAGTCTCCGCTCTAGAGCCACTTAACAACCATATGAGTTCCAtactactaaggaatatcttaTTAGGTACTGCAAAGCAAGTGGACAAGAGATTAAATTACATACGAGGTTATTGGCTGGAATCCAAGGTAAGGTAATTCTAACCTATACGTTTTGAAAACCATCTACGAGCACCAATCAATATTCTCAAATCTAAAACTCAAACTCATCTTTCCCTTGTCATTGCTGTTGAGAAAGTTGGGTTACCCAATGTCTCTCCCAGGCAGGACTAACGACATTGGTTAAACATGTGGGCAAGCTATGTCACTGTATCAGATAGCTACTTTCCTAATTCCTAAGAGTCTTTGCCATAAAATTGTTTCTCACCTAGACAGAGATATTGGTGGGGGTGAGGATCCCAATCCCACTGGTACAGATCAAACTGCATGATTCCCATTTCAGATCTCTGCACTAACCATTGAAATTGGAATTTCTGCAGTTATAAAAGGaaatctttgttattttctgttaacGGCACCTGTTGGGGTTGCCCACAGGGTGGCCAAATCTTTGTTACCACTGCTTTCCATAGTCACCTGCCTGAATTAGATCCACACAAAGCAATCTCCAGTACAGAGAAATTTCTAAGCAAAATTAGACAGCAATGGTGATATTCAGTTTACCAATGATTTTGTGTTATAATTACTACTAGTCTCATCTAGCTTTTGCACACTCATTACGAAGTCGTTGACTTATACCTTTATTTCATTCGAACATAATATGGAAATACAGACAGCCCACATGTAGTAAAAGCCACAAACAGCAATATGCTGTTCAGCTTAAATCAACTAGTTACCGTGGTATTCCAGAATGTTTCTAATAAAATCGTCGAGGTTTGCCAACGCTTGTCTGCAAACCTTCTTAAATTCACTAGCTCTAGTTCTCATCTCTTTACTCTCTTCATTGTCTCCGTTGATGTTCATGAACTTCTTCACAATCAATGCAATTTCTTCTCTATTAACCAATCTTTCTGCTTTCATTATTTTCATCCCAATTCTCCAACAGTCCACAATTAGTGTTCTGTTAGTGATTTGGTCGAAGCCTGCCGGATAAGTAAGCATGGGTACACCCGCATAAACTCCTTCAAGAGTAGAATTCCACCCACAATGCGTCCAAAATCCTCCTACAGATGAATGACAAAGGACCATCAATTGGTTACACCACGGAACTACTAAACTTGGAGAACTATCCATGTCATTGTTATTGATAGGATCTTTTCCCGTAGCCCAGCCAAAATTTCTTCCATTTGTTCACTAGAAGCTGACAGAAAACTACCAAATGAGACATACAGGACAGAGCTTTCTTGCTGGGCATCTAGCCATTTCAAGTAGGACTCCTCCGTGTTCACATTGCTAATGACATTTCTTCTGACAGGATCATCCCCCAGTGTCATAGGGAGAGGTATTGAAGGGCCAACAGGGTAAACAGGTACAGGAAGTACTTCCATTAAAGCTTTTGTAGCTTGAGGCTCTAACTCATAGCAGGTAGTAAGAAGAAGACGACTGCAGAGACAGCTTCCGCAAGAGTAAACGATCTTTTGCGAGCCCGATCTAATGTTGCTGGCATGTCAGATAATATTACGGGTGAAACTCCAGGAATGTAGTCTATTAGCTCGTGTAGACTAATAATAATTGATGTTTTCAGCTAACTAAAAGCTCAAAATTAAAATCAGTACCTGTAGTGAAATCAACTGGGTCAAGACCATTCTGCGCAAGAAGATCCATGTGATAATTAATAGAGAATACAGAAGGCGACATCGGCCAAAGAGAAACCACCGGGATACTCCTCCGGTTCCCAACAGAAACTGCCCATGGCAATACGGTGTCAGCTATGATAGCTCTGACCCCCACACCTGGATCATCCTCTTGTTGTAAGTGGTCTAGGAACTGCTCAAATGGGTCTTCCATCTTAGTTTGGACAGCTTGAAAGAAACCACCATGGTCCAATCCTCGCACCAATTCGGAATCGAACGAAGCTGAATCTGAGGCGGTAGTCTTGACTCGGACTCAAGGAAACCGAGCCACTCCTCTGTAACAACAAAAGTGATTCTTATATCATCCTTTTCTGAAAATTTGGTTGTTAGAAGCTTACAGAAGTTCATCATGGGGTTGATGTGTCCTCTTCCTGGATACGGCATCGCTACCACATGCCGTCTCCTGCTTTGCCTGAATTTATCAAGATTTGTTCAGTTTGAGAATGGATCTGCTTTAGATTTTGCCAGCCAATTCTTGTTTTCTACTGTGATTTTGAAATTCTTTAACCAGACGCCTTTTTTGAAAAAGACAGAAATCTTAAAGAAGAGTCTTATCAATATCGTTTATAATGGAATCCGACTGGTAAATGCATCAAAATTATTTTAAAGGCTAAAATTCTAACATAATGCGCCACTAGGATTTCCTGTCTTGGATGTTAATTAGCGTGACGTGGTTATGCCACCTTTAAAATGGTTTTAATAAATGCATTAAGGTTCTTATGAGATGATCCACCGGCTGCCGATGCTTTTCTGCAGCTCTCCTTGTGTTCATTTGATCTTCTCCTCATATCTTTGCATTCTTCATTGCCTTCATCCAAATCCATGAACTTCTCAACAATCTTTGCGATTTCATGACGTGTAACCAACTTCTCTGCTCCGGTTACCTTCATCCCAACTTTCCAGTCATCCACAATTAGCTTTCTGTTCGGAATCTGATCGAAAAATATAGGAAAAGTCAGCATTGGTACACCTGAATAAACTCCTTCTAGTGTTGAATTCCATCCACAATGAGTCCAAAACCCTCCAACAGAAGAATGGCACAAAACTCTCAGTTGGTCACACCATGGCACTACTAAACTGTTAGTACTCTTCATCTCCTCATCGGACAAAGTACCCTTTTGGCCGGAAGTGTCTCCCCGTGAAACCAACAGATATCGAACTCCACTGTCGCGTAACCCATCTAAAATCTCCTCCATTTGTTCCTTGGAAACCGATAGAAAGCTGCCCAACGAGACGTATAAGACGGAACTTTCCAGTTGCGCATCTAGCCATTTCAAGTAGTAGTCCTGCTCGTTACTATTGTCAAGTGCAGTAGGGAGATGCGGTATTGCAGGTCCAATGGAGTAGACAGGCAACGGAAGAACGTACATTAAAGCCTCTACAACTTGGACTTCAAGCTCGTGGAAGGAAGTAAAAAGAACACATTGAGCTTTCCGTTCCAACTCGAATGCTTCCATGACTCGGCCGAGCACATTCCGACCAGTCCCGTCAAAGATTGTCGGCATGTCCGATAATCGTGTCGGAGTGATTCCGGGATTTAAAACGCCAAACATTTTGATTTTCCAGAATTTAAACTAGTAAATTAAACAGCACTTACCTGATAAATCCACCGGAAAGTGCCCATTTTGAGCAAACAGATGAAAATGATAGAAAACGGAGAACACGGAAGGCGACATCGTCCAAAGGGACACCACCGGAATATTCCTCCGGTTCCCAACATTAACCGCCAACGCCAAGTACGTATCGGCAATAATAGCCGTCACAGGAGATTCAAGTTCGAGTTTGTCCATGAGCTGCTCAACTGGAGCTTCCACATTCGTAAACACTGAATCAACAAAGCCGGAGAAATCTAACGCGCGGACTAGTTCGGACGGTATGACATTGGGGATTGCACGCAGATGAATCTGTGGCGGCCGTGGATTTGAATCAATGAAACCAAACCATTCTTCAGTAACTACAAATGAAATCTTGATATTTTCTCCCAACTTTGGTACTAAAAGCTTGCACAAGTTCATCATTGGATTGACATGTCCTCTTCCTGGGTATGGCATCGCGACGACATGACAAACGTTGCTGTTTTTTCCATTATTGGTGCAACTCCCCATAGTTGAAATACTTGCAGAAAACCAGCAAtaggtagaagaagaagatgatgatgatgaagtaaaTAGTACTAATGGAGGAGACCCTTATTTTGGTGAATGATTTTAATGGTCACATGTGGTGGTCTATGATACTTGTGCACTTACCTACGGCACTTTTGGTTGGCCAAGATATTCCAATCCAAAATTGCTGCCGTTGAGATTTGTGGTTCCCCACATGGTCTCTCAACTATGATGTCAGAGGCGCACTAAAAGTTAACAATGTTGCACGTCTTAagcagaaaaaaattaaaaaaatatatagctCGCACCAAGCATTATTCCAACATTTGGTTGTGGGAAAAAGCCTAACTAGCCACTGGACATAAGAagctttggtttttttttctttttttttttttttatatcaaaagatTGACAGAATAGAATTTTGTATTACGAAGAGTGTAGTAATTTGATTAGTCCGATTGGGATATATCtagattaaaaataaaataaaatagggttGTTAGGAAGTAAAGCCCGGTTGTCATGTATTTTAGAAAATTGCTAAATTGTGTTTGCTTAATTAACAGTTAAATTAATTAGTCGGATTAAAAGTTATGAAATCTTATTTTAGATTGAACTTGTGGATTTTGttggaagattattttttttgaggGAAAAAAATTTGTCCTGCGAATTTAGTTTGTAACTGAAATGAAACCACGCTAACTAAACACTTCTAAGAGACGGATTGCATGGCTGTTTAATAGTTTCATTCTCTAAACTAAAGAAAAAATCAACACTTTCACAATTCAAAGTATGAAAAATCGACAAGCTCGACTAAACAAGAAAATAACAACCAAATATAACCGTCATGTTGATGATAAACAATAGTGTCGACCAAATGAATTTTGCTATACAAAGAAAAACGTTGTAAATGCATGATTAGTCAACTTGA
The nucleotide sequence above comes from Papaver somniferum cultivar HN1 unplaced genomic scaffold, ASM357369v1 unplaced-scaffold_115, whole genome shotgun sequence. Encoded proteins:
- the LOC113329103 gene encoding UDP-glycosyltransferase 87A2-like, coding for MEILAGVYAGVPMLTSPVGLDQFTSRALIVDCWKIGMNVINEVGAEKIVKREEVALTVKKFMDISGDDEESKLMMGRANELKKSCRNALAKGGSSTVNLDDFIRNILQQVTMESSRMTKRQHVVVLPYPGRGHINPVINFCKLLTTKFLAIDDLRITFVVTEEWLGFIESSASESRLPPQIHLRSIPNVIPSELVRGLDLGGFFVAVQTKMEDPFEELLDQLMKDDDPAMVVTTIIA